One part of the Prosthecobacter vanneervenii genome encodes these proteins:
- the tsaD gene encoding tRNA (adenosine(37)-N6)-threonylcarbamoyltransferase complex transferase subunit TsaD: protein MPDCLLALESSCDETAAAVCTLEGELISSRIATQIAIHRQYGGVVPEVASRNHILHVRLLVEEVLAEAGQTPRDMAAFAATSGPGLVSSLLIGTSMAKALAIAESKPFIAVNHMEGHLLSPFMSGNGPVRPCVALIVSGGHTMLVRVHGVGRYELLGRTRDDAAGEAFDKVAKMVGLHYPGGPEIDKLSTRGDPKAFDFPRSFLDGRSLEFSFSGLKTAVLYELPRLDLKNEQVLADLSASVQAAIVEVLVEKLVLAARQCGEKLVTVSGGVSCNKGLRAALSARCAKAGLQLLLARPDLCTDNAGMIGFAAAQRFSTGHTSPLEADVDPNLPLIN, encoded by the coding sequence ATGCCAGACTGCCTGCTAGCCTTAGAATCCTCCTGCGATGAGACCGCCGCGGCTGTCTGCACCCTGGAAGGAGAGCTGATCTCAAGCCGCATCGCCACGCAGATCGCCATACACCGTCAGTATGGCGGCGTGGTTCCGGAGGTGGCTTCGCGCAACCACATCCTGCATGTGCGCCTGCTAGTGGAGGAGGTCCTGGCGGAGGCGGGGCAAACTCCGCGAGACATGGCCGCTTTTGCGGCCACCAGCGGCCCGGGTCTGGTCAGTTCATTGCTCATCGGCACCTCAATGGCCAAAGCCCTGGCGATTGCTGAGAGCAAGCCCTTTATCGCTGTGAATCACATGGAGGGGCATCTGCTCTCCCCTTTCATGAGTGGCAACGGCCCGGTGCGCCCCTGCGTGGCGCTCATCGTCAGCGGCGGGCACACCATGCTGGTGCGCGTGCATGGCGTAGGACGCTATGAGCTGCTGGGCCGCACACGCGATGACGCCGCTGGAGAGGCTTTTGACAAAGTGGCCAAGATGGTCGGCCTCCACTACCCTGGAGGACCAGAAATCGACAAGCTCTCCACACGCGGTGACCCCAAGGCCTTTGATTTCCCACGCAGTTTTTTGGACGGGCGCAGTCTGGAGTTCAGCTTTAGCGGCCTGAAAACCGCCGTGCTGTACGAGTTGCCACGCCTGGATCTGAAAAACGAGCAGGTCCTTGCAGATCTCAGCGCCAGCGTGCAGGCGGCGATCGTGGAGGTGCTGGTGGAAAAGTTGGTGCTGGCCGCCCGGCAGTGCGGAGAAAAACTCGTGACCGTCAGCGGCGGAGTGAGCTGCAACAAGGGCCTGCGCGCTGCGCTCAGCGCGCGGTGCGCCAAGGCTGGGCTGCAACTGCTGCTGGCGCGGCCTGATCTCTGTACTGACAATGCGGGCATGATCGGCTTTGCCGCTGCGCAGCGCTTCAGCACAGGGCACACCTCGCCTCTGGAGGCGGATGTGGACCCGAATCTGCCGCTCATCAATTAA
- a CDS encoding sugar phosphate isomerase/epimerase family protein, translating into MPRPVTLFTGQWADLSVDTMIQKAKAFGYDGVELACWGDHFEVDKADQAYCDAKRAKLKAAGMQCHAISTHLVGQAVCDNIDPRHAQILPQHIYGDGNPEGVRQRAAEELIKTAHAAKRFGVSVVNGFTGSSIWHLVYSFPPNLPGQIDAGYKDFAKRFTPIFDEYQKLGIRYALEVHPTEIAFDIASAERALQAVDYHPAFGFNFDPSHFGYQGVDYIKFIYKFSDRIFHVHMKDVAWGIGDGTAGVFGGHVDFHKPSRYWDFKSVGRGNINFERIIRALNDIDYGGPLSVEWEDGAMDREFGAAESAAFVKKIDFPPSKIIFDAQFAENSK; encoded by the coding sequence ATGCCTCGCCCTGTCACACTCTTCACCGGCCAGTGGGCCGATCTTTCCGTTGATACCATGATCCAGAAGGCCAAGGCCTTCGGCTATGACGGTGTCGAACTTGCCTGCTGGGGCGACCACTTTGAAGTGGACAAGGCAGACCAGGCCTACTGCGATGCCAAGCGCGCCAAGCTCAAGGCCGCAGGCATGCAGTGCCACGCCATCTCCACCCACCTCGTGGGCCAGGCTGTGTGCGACAACATCGACCCCCGCCACGCGCAGATCCTGCCCCAGCACATTTATGGCGACGGCAATCCGGAAGGTGTGCGCCAGCGCGCCGCAGAGGAGCTCATCAAGACCGCGCATGCCGCCAAGCGCTTCGGCGTCAGCGTCGTGAACGGCTTCACGGGCAGCAGCATCTGGCACCTCGTTTATTCCTTCCCGCCGAATCTCCCCGGCCAGATCGACGCAGGCTACAAAGATTTCGCCAAGCGTTTCACCCCCATCTTTGACGAATACCAGAAGCTCGGCATCCGCTACGCGCTGGAAGTGCACCCCACGGAGATCGCCTTCGACATTGCCAGCGCCGAGCGCGCTCTCCAGGCCGTGGACTATCACCCGGCCTTCGGCTTCAACTTCGACCCCAGCCACTTCGGCTACCAGGGCGTGGATTACATCAAGTTCATCTACAAGTTCAGCGACCGCATTTTCCACGTCCACATGAAGGACGTGGCCTGGGGCATCGGTGACGGCACGGCGGGCGTCTTCGGCGGCCATGTGGACTTCCACAAGCCGAGCCGCTACTGGGACTTCAAGTCCGTGGGCCGTGGCAACATCAACTTTGAGCGCATCATCCGCGCCCTCAACGACATCGACTACGGCGGCCCTCTCAGCGTGGAGTGGGAAGACGGCGCGATGGACCGCGAGTTCGGCGCCGCCGAGTCCGCCGCCTTCGTGAAGAAGATCGACTTCCCGCCCAGCAAGATCATCTTCGACGCGCAGTTCGCCGAGAACAGCAAATAA
- a CDS encoding outer membrane protein assembly factor BamB family protein: MRPLLLLLCTVASLQAGDWPQFLGPQRNCTASGEAEITGSAEPEMVWKRMLGSGHAGAVISGGRVIMTHRVGGEIVTEALTADEGKPIWKHAYPTTYRDSFGFDNGPRAVPCVSADKVITHGPEGMVQALDFETGKELWSYDTVAELESPQGYFGRACSPLVTDGKVLLNVGGRNAKGGAGIIALDLATGKLVWQVTEDEASYSSPVLIPGNEEVSAFFTRRGVLLTQNSDGRVLADEFFRAQIDASVNAAAPVPCGEDRLFFSAAYDVGAGLWRWNKAERKLTNLWKKADALDCHYTTPVYHAGHVYGLHGRQESGMTLRCIDVADGHVTWEASDRVPGGTLILVGDKLLMHTEAGELWIFSADPKKFNLLQRAQITRAGHRSHGAFANGLLYARDAEKLVVVKVK; encoded by the coding sequence ATGCGCCCGCTCCTTCTTCTTCTTTGCACCGTCGCCAGCCTGCAAGCTGGGGACTGGCCGCAGTTTCTCGGACCGCAGCGCAACTGCACTGCGTCTGGAGAAGCCGAAATCACCGGCAGCGCCGAGCCTGAGATGGTCTGGAAGCGCATGTTGGGCAGTGGCCACGCCGGGGCTGTCATCTCTGGCGGTCGTGTGATCATGACGCATCGCGTGGGTGGGGAGATCGTCACCGAGGCGCTAACCGCCGATGAGGGTAAACCGATCTGGAAGCACGCTTATCCCACCACCTACCGAGACAGCTTTGGTTTTGACAACGGCCCCCGCGCCGTGCCCTGCGTCTCTGCGGACAAGGTGATCACGCATGGCCCGGAGGGCATGGTACAGGCGCTCGATTTTGAAACGGGCAAGGAACTCTGGAGTTATGACACCGTGGCCGAGCTGGAATCTCCACAGGGCTACTTTGGCCGAGCCTGCTCGCCACTGGTGACTGATGGAAAGGTGCTGCTGAATGTAGGAGGCAGAAATGCCAAAGGCGGCGCAGGCATCATCGCGCTGGACTTGGCCACAGGCAAACTCGTCTGGCAGGTCACGGAGGATGAGGCCAGCTACTCCTCCCCGGTACTGATTCCTGGCAATGAGGAGGTGAGCGCTTTCTTCACCCGGCGCGGAGTGCTGCTGACGCAAAACAGCGATGGCAGGGTCCTGGCGGATGAGTTTTTCCGCGCGCAGATCGATGCCTCCGTGAATGCCGCCGCGCCTGTGCCCTGCGGTGAAGACAGGCTGTTCTTTTCAGCCGCCTACGACGTGGGTGCGGGCCTGTGGCGCTGGAACAAGGCCGAGCGCAAGCTCACCAACCTTTGGAAAAAGGCCGACGCGCTCGACTGCCACTATACCACGCCGGTGTATCACGCAGGTCATGTCTATGGGCTGCACGGAAGGCAGGAGAGCGGCATGACGCTGCGCTGCATTGATGTGGCTGACGGTCACGTAACCTGGGAGGCCTCTGACCGCGTTCCCGGAGGCACCTTGATCCTCGTGGGAGACAAGCTGCTCATGCACACCGAGGCCGGAGAGTTGTGGATCTTCAGCGCCGATCCGAAGAAGTTCAACCTCCTGCAGCGCGCACAGATCACCCGCGCGGGCCACCGGAGCCATGGTGCCTTTGCCAACGGCCTGCTTTATGCCCGCGATGCGGAGAAACTCGTGGTGGTGAAGGTGAAGTAG
- a CDS encoding PQQ-dependent sugar dehydrogenase — MTRVLLLCLAFSTTISAQWTTSRIQGSPEAAKPCIPEQAFAGISLQDALEMVPVPGAQRFIAVEKGGKIWSFKDTPEAKQQDLLIDLKPEHPQLQYAYGIAFHPKWKENGLVFLCYAYGDKVPDGTKLSRFKLTQQEPPVLDPKSETVLLTWRSGGHNGASLQFGPDGMLYISTGDSEVPSPPDPLNTGQDLSDLLSSILRIDVDHEKSGKAYAIPPDNPFLKTPNAMPEIWAFGFRNPWKMSFDDQGRLWCGDVGWELWEMIHLVQRGGNHGWSAYEASQPIKPETARPEPIIPPVAAHPHTEAASITGGYVYHGRRFPELKDAYIYGDYETGKIWALWHDGKQVTRREEIADTPHKIVSFGQGPDGEIYWMNWEKDTHIYRLARNPAVGRPSQFPHKLSETGLFKYTAEQAPAAGVLPFEIAEPMWQDGASASRFIALPEGRRIKTKKGGNPAKPDFKIEWPVGAVLARTITWPATQQRIETQILHYDGDSWNGYSYRWNEKGTDAELVAADGTELTVQKQPWRIHGRAECARCHNNWSGFAVGFQPDQLVSIGGKKPAEAAELFDGPYLERLEQHLVSSHDEKSDLESRARSWLHANCAHCHRRHGGGSVPLMVNFDLLTAETMMWNEKPVRGDLALTDARVISPGKPEQSVLVARISRSGSGHMPMIGAREVDPHGFRLLWDWIAQGTKTPKPKAPPSSASEALILASAISRKEADFDANLAQIANSDVSCYFERFLPPEQRVKTLGMHFDAKKLLSAPGYAKRGGELLSMTGKLAACFACHIINGSGLDFGPNLSKVGARMNREKILESLHQPSKVIAKGYETWIITLKDGSAQTGFMLKASDGEITLKLPTGQAMTMTRDQIKSQQPQPVSLMPEGLLQSVTEQEAADVLAYLAGLK; from the coding sequence ATGACCCGCGTGCTGCTGCTTTGCCTGGCCTTTTCCACCACGATCTCTGCGCAATGGACGACCTCGCGCATTCAGGGTTCACCCGAGGCGGCAAAGCCTTGCATCCCGGAGCAGGCCTTTGCCGGAATCTCCCTCCAAGATGCTCTTGAGATGGTGCCGGTGCCTGGCGCGCAACGGTTCATCGCGGTGGAAAAAGGTGGCAAGATCTGGAGCTTCAAGGACACGCCTGAGGCGAAGCAGCAAGACCTCCTCATCGACCTCAAGCCTGAGCATCCTCAACTGCAATACGCCTATGGCATCGCCTTCCACCCCAAGTGGAAGGAAAACGGTCTCGTCTTTCTCTGCTACGCTTATGGCGATAAGGTACCGGATGGCACCAAGCTCTCCCGCTTCAAGCTCACGCAGCAGGAGCCGCCAGTGCTCGATCCCAAGTCTGAAACGGTGCTGCTGACCTGGCGCAGCGGCGGGCACAACGGTGCCAGCCTGCAGTTTGGCCCGGACGGCATGCTCTACATCTCCACCGGCGACTCCGAGGTGCCCTCCCCGCCTGATCCACTGAACACCGGGCAGGATTTGAGCGACCTGCTCTCATCTATTCTGCGCATCGATGTGGATCACGAGAAGAGCGGCAAAGCCTACGCCATTCCGCCGGACAATCCGTTTCTGAAAACGCCCAATGCCATGCCGGAGATCTGGGCCTTCGGTTTCCGCAATCCCTGGAAGATGAGCTTTGACGACCAAGGGCGTCTCTGGTGCGGCGATGTGGGCTGGGAGCTTTGGGAAATGATCCACCTGGTGCAGCGCGGCGGCAATCATGGCTGGAGCGCCTACGAGGCCAGCCAGCCGATCAAGCCTGAAACCGCGCGCCCCGAGCCCATCATCCCGCCCGTGGCCGCACATCCGCACACGGAGGCGGCGAGCATCACCGGCGGCTATGTGTACCATGGCCGCCGCTTTCCAGAGCTGAAGGATGCCTACATCTACGGCGACTATGAAACGGGCAAAATCTGGGCGCTGTGGCATGACGGCAAGCAGGTCACACGCCGGGAGGAAATCGCCGACACACCGCACAAGATCGTGAGCTTCGGTCAGGGCCCCGATGGCGAGATCTACTGGATGAACTGGGAAAAGGATACGCACATCTACCGCCTGGCGCGAAACCCAGCGGTGGGCAGGCCCAGCCAGTTTCCGCACAAGCTCAGCGAGACGGGACTGTTTAAATACACCGCCGAACAAGCTCCGGCGGCTGGGGTGCTGCCGTTTGAGATCGCCGAGCCCATGTGGCAGGACGGCGCATCTGCTTCGCGTTTTATCGCCCTGCCGGAAGGCCGGCGCATCAAGACCAAGAAGGGCGGCAATCCTGCCAAGCCAGATTTCAAAATCGAGTGGCCGGTCGGCGCCGTGCTCGCACGCACCATCACCTGGCCAGCCACTCAGCAACGCATCGAAACGCAGATCCTCCATTATGATGGCGACTCGTGGAATGGCTACTCCTACCGCTGGAATGAGAAGGGCACCGATGCCGAACTGGTGGCTGCGGATGGTACGGAACTCACCGTGCAGAAGCAGCCCTGGCGCATCCATGGCCGCGCCGAGTGCGCCCGCTGCCACAACAACTGGAGCGGCTTTGCCGTGGGCTTTCAGCCGGACCAGCTTGTGAGTATCGGAGGCAAAAAGCCAGCCGAGGCGGCTGAACTTTTTGACGGTCCTTATTTAGAACGGCTGGAGCAGCACCTGGTCTCCAGCCATGACGAGAAGTCTGACTTGGAAAGTCGTGCCCGCTCCTGGCTGCATGCAAACTGCGCCCACTGCCATCGCCGGCACGGGGGAGGCAGCGTGCCGCTGATGGTCAATTTTGACCTACTCACCGCAGAGACGATGATGTGGAATGAAAAACCGGTGCGGGGTGATCTGGCGCTGACAGATGCACGCGTCATCTCACCGGGCAAACCGGAGCAGAGTGTGCTCGTGGCCCGGATCTCACGCAGCGGCAGCGGCCACATGCCCATGATCGGCGCACGCGAGGTGGATCCTCACGGGTTTCGTCTGCTGTGGGACTGGATTGCCCAAGGAACCAAGACTCCAAAACCGAAAGCCCCACCGTCCAGCGCCAGTGAAGCACTCATCCTAGCCAGCGCGATCTCGCGCAAGGAGGCCGACTTTGACGCCAATTTGGCACAGATCGCAAACTCAGACGTCTCATGCTACTTCGAGCGTTTCCTGCCTCCTGAGCAGCGCGTCAAAACACTCGGCATGCATTTCGATGCCAAAAAACTTCTATCCGCCCCCGGATACGCAAAGCGAGGCGGCGAACTCCTCAGCATGACGGGCAAACTGGCCGCGTGTTTTGCCTGCCACATCATCAACGGCAGCGGCCTCGATTTCGGCCCTAATCTGAGCAAGGTGGGCGCGCGGATGAACCGCGAGAAGATTCTCGAAAGCCTGCATCAGCCTTCGAAGGTCATCGCCAAAGGCTACGAGACCTGGATCATCACCCTGAAGGATGGCAGCGCGCAGACGGGCTTCATGCTCAAAGCCAGCGATGGCGAGATCACGCTGAAGCTTCCTACCGGCCAGGCGATGACGATGACACGCGACCAGATCAAGAGCCAGCAGCCGCAGCCTGTTTCCCTAATGCCCGAGGGTCTGCTGCAAAGCGTGACCGAGCAGGAGGCGGCAGATGTCCTCGCGTATCTGGCGGGATTGAAATAA
- a CDS encoding Uma2 family endonuclease, which yields MGIAKAKAKHTVEQYYDLEENEVYKSEFHDGEIFAMAGGSPEHSLIVTNLLGELRQRLKGKTCTPYDSNLRVKVLATGLVTYPDASVFCKKLEVDPRDKRQQTAVNPTIVFEVLSKSTESYDRGKKAENYRQLESLKAYVLVSQDAPHIEIYERHGDGFWFLTEAKGLDQELDIKCLGIQLPLVEVYDRLKFGKR from the coding sequence ATGGGCATCGCCAAAGCCAAAGCCAAACACACCGTGGAGCAATACTACGACCTCGAAGAAAACGAGGTTTATAAAAGCGAGTTTCACGATGGCGAGATATTCGCCATGGCTGGAGGAAGCCCTGAGCACAGCTTGATTGTTACCAATTTGCTTGGAGAGCTACGTCAGCGACTCAAAGGCAAAACCTGCACTCCCTACGACAGCAATCTGCGAGTCAAAGTTCTTGCCACAGGCCTCGTTACCTATCCTGATGCTTCGGTTTTTTGCAAAAAGCTCGAGGTTGATCCCAGAGACAAGCGTCAGCAGACTGCTGTCAATCCGACTATCGTCTTCGAAGTGCTTTCAAAATCCACCGAGAGCTATGATCGCGGAAAAAAGGCGGAAAACTATCGTCAGCTAGAATCTCTTAAAGCCTATGTGCTCGTCTCCCAGGACGCTCCGCACATCGAGATCTACGAACGCCATGGCGACGGCTTCTGGTTTCTCACAGAGGCCAAAGGGCTGGACCAAGAACTTGATATCAAGTGTCTCGGCATCCAGCTTCCTTTGGTCGAGGTCTACGATCGGCTGAAGTTCGGCAAGCGTTGA